In a genomic window of Leishmania mexicana MHOM/GT/2001/U1103 complete genome, chromosome 30:
- a CDS encoding metallo-peptidase, Clan ME, Family M16: protein MTSVAQHIITPAVIRAKYSGYVLSNGVKCVVVQDANAKMPAAAMCIRAGQLNDPVELPGLAHFCEHMLFMGTEKFPKEDEFDSFVSKASGLTNAFTEGCDTVYYFSVSDGSLEGALERFVEFFAAPSFSPGAVAREVNAVHSEDEKNHNNDYWRLDELIRDFCNPKHPRSRYGNGNLTTLRDEPQRRGIDVRESLKTFHSRYYLADGATIVVVSTRPADEVLGLIEGPLARMKQGAVPRFSFLEAGEHLFTSAALGSWTNVRTVRKMRELRLMWAVRSPSSAWRTTPSAYIAHLLGHECDTSVLGVLKKRNWATGMVAGAHRVDDDFEVLEASVTLTVEGFRNALKVVDLLYQGIGQSIAHGVDAEVYKGMKAEERLFFESVDAGAPANHCVTLAQNANATDLEHCWIGGSVVLEDDMEAVLTYVRQLTPQNCVTFMQWGDMPSDAVTGATPAEGNLVESHGKQHDAEDDEDSQGSEGESAEEAEQAGESNASAEELFLSLPAFAQVPVSMVSRFHKALYQTVRIPEEDVARWQSLISGPYPPELALPSTNPFIATDFTIYPPAAAEAVDEIASPHAVTYVRRDAGHHSTFKMALRCNVLSPVASASPLNRLYTRVMHGILSNAITEMAYYATLASLTNEVIFSETGLGFAVEGPSQKLYEFFFAVVRKGLSMEVLQGTAEEYATYLETGVQRLKNVGMGQPYKVLHETQKKATRHTYYLFSEMLACESAATYEGYCTFVKQYLESGLLLECFVAGNVLSTQDVREMLVGQLENLLETLTIPIPLKDTIPRVRDTYGPRAGDGKANESVLSTFDVLSMPPSNPADPNAAVVVDVIIGEATPRVMALTDTAMKLISSSFFNVLRTREALGYIVFAQRSVDYCTAHTLFVVQSALKDVDCVYLLSRIVAFFSAVEARLDTLCSAEEVEKVKRGLIAALEKMPDSVEGDVQRLEGEYLSLSKFESRQRTIAALLTITAEDVKSHLRKFVLNSRSDSRALALCINNARTAATDVFAEPGNRRVPLPRVRSRQEDSDDASDDASEDTETLTLPTFLDGGSCVEITSYASALDYQHGLSVLKCNTY from the coding sequence ATGACAAGCGTCGCCCAGCACATAATCACACCGGCGGTAATCCGCGCGAAGTACTCTGGCTATGTCCTGAGCAACGGCGTCAAATGCGTCGTCGTGCAGGATGCGAACGCGAAaatgccggcggcggccatgtGCATCCGTGCAGGCCAGCTGAACGACCCTGTGGAGCTGCCTGGACTGGCGCACTTCTGCGAACACATGCTTTTCATGGGAACAGAGAAGTTCCCCAAGGAGGACGAGTTCGACAGTTTTGTGTCTAAAGCGAGCGGCCTCACCAACGCCTTCACCGAGGGTTGCGATACGGTGTACTACTTCAGCGTCAGCGATGGCAGCCTTGAGGGGGCGCTAGAGCGGTTTGTGGAGTTCTTCGCGGCTCCCAGCTTCAGTCCCGGCGCGGTGGCCCGGGAGGTGAACGCGGTgcacagcgaggacgagAAGAACCACAATAACGACTACTGGCGTCTCGACGAGCTGATCCGTGACTTCTGCAACCCGAAGCACCCACGCAGCCGCTACGGCAATGGCAACCTCACCACCCTGCGGGacgagccgcagcggcggggaaTCGACGTGCGCGAGTCGCTCAAAACGTTCCACTCCCGCTACTACTTGGCGGATGGGGCGACGATTGTGGTGGTGAGCACGCGACCAGCTGACGAGGTGCTAGGCCTCATCGAGGGGCCGCTCGCGCGGATGAAGCAGGGAGCCGTTCcgcgcttttcttttctcgAGGCCGGCGAGCATCTGTTCACCAGTGCCGCGCTCGGCTCCTGGACCAACGTGCGCACGGTGCGGAAGATGCGTGAGCTGCGGCTGATGTGGGCGGTGcggtcgccgtcgtcggcgtgGCGCACAACGCCGTCGGCGTACATTGCCCACCTCCTCGGGCATGAGTGCGACACCTCCGTGCTCGGGGTGCTGAAGAAGCGCAATTGGGCGACAGGCATGGTGGCCGGCGCCCACCGTGTGGACGATGACTTTGAAGTCCTGGAAGCCTCTGTCACACTCACAGTAGAGGGGTTCCGGAACGCGCTGAAGGTAGTGGACCTGCTCTACCAGGGCATTGGCCAGTCGATTGCGCATGGCGTGGATGCTGAGGTGTACAAGGGGATgaaggccgaggagcgcctCTTCTTTGAGAGCGTTGACGCTGGCGCGCCGGCGAACCACTGCGTCACGCTCGCACAGAACGCCAACGCTACCGACCTGGAGCACTGCTGgatcggcggcagcgtggtgCTCGAGGACGATATGGAGGCGGTTCTGACCTATGTGCGTCAGCTGACACCGCAGAACTGCGTGACGTTCATGCAGTGGGGAGATATGCCGAGTGATGCAGTCACCGGCGCCACGCCAGCGGAGGGAAACCTCGTGGAGAGCCATGGAAAGCAGCACGACGcggaggatgacgaggacaGCCAGGGTTCCGAGGGGGAGtccgcagaggaggcggagcaaGCGGGGGAGAGTAACGCGTCGGCTGAGGAGCtgtttctctcgctcccGGCCTTCGCGCAGGTGCCGGTCAGCATGGTCTCGCGCTTCCACAAGGCGCTGTACCAGACGGTCAGGATACCGGAGGAAGACGTGGCGCGGTGGCAGAGTCTCATCAGCGGCCCGTATCCGCCGGAGCTGGCGTTACCGTCCACGAATCCGTTCATTGCCACAGACTTCACAATTTACCCACcggccgctgcggaggcggtggacgaGATCGCCTCCCCGCACGCCGTGACATACGTCAGGAGGGATGCGGGCCACCACAGCACCTTCAAaatggcgctgcggtgcaacGTTCTCTCACCCGTTGCGTCCGCGAGCCCGCTGAACCGGCTGTACACGCGCGTCATGCACGGCATACTGTCCAACGCGATCACGGAGATGGCCTACTACGCAACGCTAGCGTCGCTCACTAACGAGGTGATCTTCTCGGAAACGGGGCTGGGCTTTGCAGTGGAGGGGCCGTCGCAGAAGCTGTACGAGTTTTTCTTCGCCGTAGTGCGCAAGGGGCTGTCCATGGAGGTGCTCCAGGGTACTGCGGAGGAGTACGCGACGTACCTGGAGACAGGCGTGCAGAGGCTCAAGAACGTGGGGATGGGCCAGCCGTACAAGGTTCTCCACGAGACACAGAAGAAGGCGACTCGGCACACGTACTACTTGTTTAGCGAGATGCTTGCGTGCGAGTCTGCTGCCACGTACGAGGGCTACTGCACCTTTGTGAAGCAGTACTTGGAGAGCGGTCTCCTGCTCGAGTGCTTCGTTGCGGGGAACGTGCTTTCCACACAGGATGTGCGCGAAATGCTGGTTGGTCAGCTGGAGAACCTCCTCGAAACCTTAACCATTCCAATCCCGCTGAAGGACACCAttccgcgtgtgcgcgacACATACGGCCCGCGTGCTGGAGATGGGAAAGCAAACGAGAGCGTGCTCTCCACCTTCGATGTTCTCTCAATGCCACCATCGAACCCGGCCGACCCGAACGCGGCTGTTGTCGTCGACGTCATCATCGGCGAGGCCACTCCGCGTGTAATGGCACTCACAGACACCGCAATGAAGCTCATCAGCTCCTCTTTCTTCAACGTGCTGCGCACGCGGGAGGCGTTGGGCTACATTGTGTTTGCCCAAAGAAGTGTCGACTACTGCACAGCGCACACCCTCTTTGTGGTGCAGAGTGCGCTGAAGGATGTGGACTGCGTCTACCTGCTCTCCCGCAtcgtcgccttcttctctgcCGTGGAGGCGCGGCTGGACACGTTATGCTCTGCTGAGGAGGTCGAGAAGGTGAAGAGGGGTCTGATTGCGGCTCTGGAGAAGATGCCCGACTCTGTCGAGGGCGATGTCCAGCGTCTTGAGGGTGAGTATCTCAGTCTGTCGAAGTTTGAAAGTCGCCAGCGGACGATTGCCGCCCTCTTGACCATCACTGCGGAGGATGTAAAGTCGCACCTCCGCAAGTTCGTCCTCAACAGCCGCAGTGACTCTCGTGCGTTGGCGCTGTGCATCAATAACgctcgcaccgctgccaccgatGTGTTCGCTGAGCCAGGCAACCGTCGCGTTCCTCTGCCTCGCGTGCGGTCGAGGCAGGAGGACAGCGACGATGCGTCAGACGACGCATCCGAGGACACTGAGACGCTGACGCTGCCTACCTTTTTGGATGGCGGCAGCTGTGTCGAGATTACCTCTTATGCTTCTGCCCTCGACTATCAGCACGGGCTTTCCGTTCTCAAGTGCAACACCTATTGA